A single region of the Alosa alosa isolate M-15738 ecotype Scorff River chromosome 6, AALO_Geno_1.1, whole genome shotgun sequence genome encodes:
- the LOC125296285 gene encoding G-protein coupled receptor family C group 5 member D has translation MTLLVQTMGAISPHLPFLLLLFLTSLPFAPCQTSTVASNTTDVVSTSSTPLSSPTPTITATFTTTLPGPTTPTRAVTLTAPPLQTSSTSPSNSSLGSGSTLAPTTPALTAPAPGCGPGLDPIYSYLCDMQAAWGIVVESLASLGFVLSAGLLLGLLLWSLWRCCCCGGGGCCRRQSSRCGGSGGSVVSLLLFLLGTAGLFILTFAFVVRLTPQTCPTRLFLFGVLSALCFSALLARGLALLGFGVARGWAEPVVVLVLTTVQVIIAAEWLLMVLVRHDLPCSYEQDDFAMLVIYVLCLLAAAIVVAGRLVWRTRRTYGYSYRHTTTWSRAGHTQAVLLLLTVLLAVAIWVVWIALLTRGNPEMNRRPSWDDPVLSVALVSSGWVLLLGHGLCQLVFLCRGEARTKGSPLDFTSWTSPSPGIGSLASPKGGRDNGSFENDADDRRGKRSEPVLRSPYESGFSMTEIDPDKDYSIPRPQTTNINEPYDEYYGPRQS, from the exons ATGACTTTACTGGTTCAGACAATGGGTGCCATATCCCCACACCTCCCATTTCTCCTCCTGCTGTTTCTCACTTCCCTACCGTTCGCACCATGCCAAACCTCCACCGTAGCCTCCAACACTACTGATGTGGTAAGCACCAGCTCCACCCCCCTAAGTTCTCCAACCCCAACCATCACTGCCACCTTCACAACCACCCTCCCTGGCCCAACCACCCCAACCAGAGCCGTCACCTTAACAGCCCCTCCACTGCAGACCTCGTCCACCTCCCCCTCTAACTCCAGCCTGGGCTCAGGCAGCACCCTGGCCCCAACAACCCCTGCGCTGACGGCCCCGGCACCGGGCTGCGGGCCGGGCCTGGACCCCATCTACTCATACCTGTGCGACATGCAGGCGGCATGGGGCATCGTGGTGGAGAGCCTGGCCTCGCTGGGCTTTGTGCTGAGCGCCGGCCTGCTGCTGGGACTGCTGCTCTGGAGTCTgtggcgctgctgctgctgtggtggaGGAGGGTGCTGCCGGCGGCAGAGCTCTCGCTGCGGGGGTTCGGGTGGCAGCGTGGTCTCCCTGCTGCTTTTCCTGCTGGGCACGGCAGGGCTCTTCATACTGACCTTTGCCTTCGTGGTGCGCCTGACGCCACAGACATGCCCGACGCGCCTCTTCCTGTTCGGCGTGCTGTCGGCGCTGTGCTTCTCGGCACTGCTGGCACGCGGCCTGGCGCTGCTGGGCTTCGGGGTGGCGCGCGGCTGGGCCGAGCCCGTGGTTGTCCTGGTGCTGACCACCGTCCAGGTGATCATCGCTGCTGAGTGGCTGCTGATGGTGTTGGTGCGCCACGATCTGCCGTGCAGCTACGAGCAGGACGACTTCGCCATGCTGGTCATCTACGTTCTGTGTCTGCTGGCGGCGGCGATCGTGGTCGCCGGCCGACTGGTGTGGCGCACACGCCGCACCTACGGCTACAGCTACCGGCACACGACCACCTGGAGCCGCGCCGGTCACACGCAGGCAGTACTGCTGCTCCTCACCGTGCTCCTGGCCGTGGCCATCTGGGTGGTGTGGATTGCCTTGCTGACTCGCGGCAACCCCGAGATGAACCGGCGGCCAAGCTGGGACGACCCGGTGCTGAGTGTGGCGCTGGTGTCCAGTGGCTGGGTGCTGCTGCTCGGCCACGGGCTCTGCCAGCTGGTCTTCCTGTGCCGCGGCGAGGCCCGGACCAAAGGCAGCCCGCTGGACTTCACCAGCTGGACCAGCCCCTCGCCCGGGATTGGCAGCCTGGCGAGCCCGAAGGGCGGGAGGGACAACGGAAGTTTTGAGAATGACGCTGATGACAGGAGAG GTAAGAGAAGTGAACCAGTGTTGAGATCTCCATATGAATCAGGATTTTCCATGACA GAAATTGACCCAGATAAAGACTATTCCATTCCTAGGCCTCAGACCACAAACATAAATGAACCCTACGATGAATACTATGGACCCAGGCAGTCTTAA
- the LOC125296286 gene encoding retinal cone rhodopsin-sensitive cGMP 3',5'-cyclic phosphodiesterase subunit gamma-like, translated as MSAPAGSALSTPAGANGPTTPKKGPPKFKQRATRTFKSKAPKPGQKGFGDDIPGMEGLGTDFTVVCPWEAFGDMELSDLAKYGII; from the exons ATGAGTGCACCTGCAGGAAGCGCCCTGTCCACCCCTGCTGGAGCCAACGGCCCCACAACACCCAAGAAGGGACCACCCAAGTTCAAGCAGAGGGCAACCCGTACCTTCAAGAGCAAGGCCCCCAAGCCTGGACAGAAGGG ATTTGGTGATGACATCCCCGGAATGGAGGGTCTTGGCACAG ACTTCACAGTGGTCTGCCCATGGGAGGCTTTCGGGGACATGGAGCTCAGCGACTTGGCCAAATACGGCATCATCTAA